The genomic region ACGCGTGGGCGATGCACGTGGGGTTGCACATGGTGCGTGCAGGGGCGCAGGTGGGGTTGCACACGCGTGTGCGCTCACCTGCAGATTGGCTGCCGTGGGCTGGGTGCAGGCGGcatccaggagctgctgggtggcCAGCAGGCGGGCACAGGTGGTGGCCCCTGCCGGGCTctagggggtgggggtggggtggccaCTGGCTGCCTGCCCTTCTCTCCCGGGGGCCAGCCCAccctccctctgcccacccctctgtccctccccagctccccctgcccctccctccctccccctctgcccctccacatctccctccatcccttcccacctccctccatccatctctccctcctcctccatccctccacaCCTCCCCATatccccctccatccctccccatccccgtctgtccctccccatccctcctccatccctccacatctccctccatcccttcccacctccctgcatccatctctccctcctcctccatccctccccacctccccatatccccctccatccctccccatccccgtctgtccctccccatccctcctccatccctccacatctccctccatcccttcccatctccctccccctctgccccttcccatctccctccatcccttcccatctccctccatccctccccgTCTCCCCATATCACcttccagccctccccacctccctctctccctccctctctccctccccatccccctctgtccctccccatctccccctgcccctccatccctccacatctccccctccatccctccacaTCTCCCTctctgtccctccctccctctgtccctccccatccctcttcctccctccccatctccctctgcccatccctccctcccccccacctttcccccatcccccaccTTGCTCCCCGCCCCTCCCAACCCCCCTACCTTGGGGTCTCCGCATGCCCTTCTGGCCTCCTCCAGGATGGGAAATTTACAGGACCCTACTTTGGGGTCAAGCGCTGCGGATTTGGgtcaggggtgggggtggggggtgcccCATCCTGCCCTGACTGTGTGGCTctgggggggctcagcacccccagaatggggggggggggtaaagGGGGTAAAGGGTTATGAGGGGATAAAAGTGGGGTGTTTGCCCCCTTACCCTGGCAGGAGATGATGGAGTTCTGGGCGATGGGGGCCGTGCCGGGGGGGCACCCACAGGCCCAGGCTTTCCCCTCCAGACTCTCCACCCACtgatgcaggcagcagctgctggtggagcaGAAGTGGGGACCACAGGACACTGGGGGGGGGACAAGGAGGGGGACATGGCGTGGGGACATGACCCAGATTGGAGTCTGAACCCCTGATCCCCTGTGACCGccccccccctgctccccacccttCACAGCCCCTTAcagcacccccaaacccccatcAGACCCCCCCCAACTCACGTCTCTGGTCACCCTCAGTGGCAGGGAGGTGGCTCAGGAGGTGGCACAGCACtgtgggggacacagggggacATCAGCACCCTGGGACTCGCCCTTCCAGAAGTGACCTCCCCAGGATcaaacacaccaccaccccctccgCCTAGGGCTCAAACCCCACTTTGGGGGTCAAACCCCATTATCAGTGCCCAACCCGCCCCCCCTTTGGGGGCTCAAACCTTAATTTTGGGGGCTCATCCTTCCCCCATCAGGGTTCAagacaccccccctccccttttggGATTAAATATCCCCTTTTGGGGCTCCCTGCCCCCATCAGGGCTCAAAAATCTCCTTTGGGGGGGTCAAATCTCTGCTTTTGGGGCCAAACCCCTGCTTTTGGGGTCCATCCTACCCATATGAGAGCTCAGAACCCCCTTTTGGGGGCtcatcccccccacccccaaagcTCAAACCCTTCTTCTTGAGGCTcaaccctccccccccccagggctcaaactctttttttaggggctcagcatcccccccccccacaggCTCAAACCCATCATTTAGGGGCTCAGCCCCCCATTTCAGGGCTTGACACCCCCTCCTCACTCCAAAACCACCATTTTGGGGTGATTTCGAGCCCTTTTGGGGTGATTTTGAGCCATTTTGGGCTGTTGGCACTGCAGCCCTTACAACCCCAACCTACTTCCGttcctgcctcagtttcccttttccCATTTCCCTCTGTTTCACCCCAAAATACCCtctgggggggggagggagcaCAACTTACCCCAGAGGCACGCGGTGGGGGGGAGGTATCCCATGACAGGACACAGGACAGGGGACGCAGTGGCCCCAGGGTGCCGGTGACAGAGGGGAAGTGGCATCGGACAGCCCTGAAACCACCGAACGGCCCCAAAAAACcgcttcccccctccccccccattgctccctccccacccccctccccagcgtGGGCTGAGGCCTGAGGTTGCTCACTACACGTAACAGCGGCGATGGGGCTCCCCCATCCGGGCACCTGGGTCCACCCTTGACCATGGTGACTCCATGACCTTGTCTCCATCTGGGTCCCTTCCTAGTGAAGGTGACCCTGTGACCTTTTCCGTGTCCCCTGCCCATGTGCCATGGTCCCTTAGAGATGTTGACCCCATGGTGGCATCTCCACCTGGACAGCTGGGTGCATTCCTAGTGAAGGTGACACCATGACCTTGTCCATCTCCCCTCTCTGGCTATCTGAGTCTTGGAGACATGGACCCCATGGTGTCACACCTGCCCAGATGTATGGGTCCCTTCCTGGAGACGTGGACCCTGTGGTGTCACCCCTGCCCAGACCTTCCTGGAGACATTGACCCACGGTGTCAACCCTGCCCAGATGTATGGGTCCCTTCCTGGACATGTGGGTCCCTTCCTGGAGACGTGGACCCTGTGGTGTCACCCCTGCCCAGACCTTCCTGGAGACATTGACCCACGGTGTCAACCCTGCCCAGATGTATGGGTCCCTTCCTGGACATGTGGGTCTCTTCCTGGAGATGTGGACCCCATGGTGTCACCCCTGCCCAGACATATGGGTCCCTTCTTGGATATATAGGTCCCTTCTGGGAGATGTGGACCCCGTGGTGTCACCCCTGCCCAGACCTTCCTGGAGACATTGACCCATGGTGTCAACCCTGCCCAGACATATGGGTCCCTTCCTGGATATATGGGTCCCTTCCTGGAGACGTGGACCCCATGGTGTCACTCCTGCCCAGATGTATGGGTCCCTTCCTGGAGACATTGACCTGGTGGTGTCATCGCTGCCTGGATGCCTGGGTCCATTCCCAGAGAAACCAGCTGCACAACCTTGACCTCATTGCCCGCCTGGATACCCGTGTCCCTTCCTGGCAAAAACAACCCCGTGgcctcaccccccacccacgCCTGGGTCCCTTCCTGCAGAATCCAACCCTGCAGCTCATCCTTCTCCTCTTTTATTGTCCCTCCTAGGCAGGAAGAGACTTAAATTAATATGGGGGTGTTGGGAAGGGTGGGGAGGGATGCGGTTgcctctggggtggggggacacgGGTGGTGGGACACAAGGTAgtggatgggatggggtgggggtccATGGTCAGCAATATTCTGAGTAATCTTCCTCCACGTAGTTTGCGGGGAACCATCCAACCTGAGGGAAGATGGAGATGCTGGGAGAAGGCATGAGGAGCTTTTTGGGGGGACACTGCGGTGGGGAAGGGGCCATACCCGCCCATAGATTTCTCCTTTCCACCAGCCTGGGTGGCCTTTCTTGCTGAGGACACGGATGATGTCACCTTCCCGCAGCGTCAGCTCCGTCCGGTCCCGGGCGCAGAAGTCATAGCGGGCTTTGGCTGAACCAAAGCTGCGTACGgctcctggggaggggacaACATGGACAAGGGTCACTCCCCGTGTCCAAGTCCCCTCCATCTGGTCCTCGTGGCCATTTGACTGTCCCAGGGTCCTTGCCTCAACCCATCCCTTGGCCATCTCCACTGACGGGTCCCCAAACCCAGTTGTCCCCCTTGGACCCATCCCAGCTTGTCCCTCCTGGCCATTCATTCCCCCTTGACTCATCCCATCAGCGATCTCTCATCCCACCTCTTGGCTGTTACCAACAACTTGACTCCATGGGACTCATCCCATCACCGATCTCTCATCCCACCTCTTGGCCATCGGCAATGACTCGACCCCATGACTCATCCCATCACTGATCTCTCATTTCACCTCTTGGCCATCACCAAAGACTTGACCCCATGACTCAACCAGCCCCCTCATCCTTGTCCCTTCAGCTTATCCCACTCAACCTGTCCCATGGTTGCTCCTCTCCCTTGGCCTCAACCATTCCCTTGACTCATCCCTTGGCCATTGTCCTTGTCCCATCCCTATGACTCAACTGTCCCCTTCAGCCTGTCCTGTCGACGATGACCGAAAGAGGAGGACCTCACCATGTCCAtccccccccacctccatcCCATCTCCCAGGTCCTACCGGGTGGCCGGGGACTGGCCCGGCTCTCTGGCTCCTTGAAGGGCACCACCAGTGCCGTGTCAAGGGCTTTGAAGCAATCCTTGAGCGAGCTACGCTGGTAGAACTCCACCAGCTCCTGTGGATGACATGGTCAAGCCCTGAGGTCACCACCAGCCCTCAACTCCAATGTGGGGAGGACCCAAAAATGGGGATCGGGGATGGGGGGAGGGCAGAGAAGGGGGTTCCAATGCTCACCACCAGCCCCTTGAACGCCTTCTTCTCGGTGACACGGTAGAGCCCCTCTGCCGTCATCACCTTGATGTGCTTCACCTCCCCGTGGTACCTGGTCATGGGGACATGGTGGGTCCCCTTGGGTTCAGCCAAGGAACGGTGCCCCCCCACCTtgtcccctcccccaccctgaAGGTGTCTCTGGTCCCTACTTGATGCTGATGGCAAACTCGCCGGCGTCCTTCACCCGTTGTCGCACCAAGAAGGCGCCGTCAGAGCGGAGCATTAGGAGCTGCTCGGCTTCCCCCCGCTCCATGGGACCAGCGTACCTGGGGATGGTGGGATGGGGGTCCTGAGccatcccctgcccctccccggGGTAATCGAGaggatttggggagggggggggaggcgaGGGCTATGGGTCAACCCAGGGAAGGATTTGGGGTGATCACAGCAGGGCTTGGAAGAAGATTTTGGGGGCCCTGATGCCAAGGGGGTGACCTTGAGGAAGGATTTGGAGGGGGGCAGGAAGGATGGGGAGCTCCGGGAAGGATCTGGGGTGATCCCAGGAGGGATGGGGGACCCTGAGGAAGGAtttgggggtccctggggaagGATTTGAGGAGAGTCTCGAGAAGGATAAAGGGTTTGGGAAGGATTTGGGGGGACCCTGGAGGCTACGGGCTGCCTCTGGAGAAGGATTTGGAGTGACCCAGGAGGGATGAGGGACCACAGGAGGGATTTGGGGGCCCTGTGAACTATGGGGTGACTGCAGGAAGGATGAAGGACCCCCAGGAAGGGACCTGGGAGGTCCTGGAAGATTCATCGTAAAGTGACCACAGGAAGGATGGGATGAGGCTGAGGGGAGATATGGGGTGACCCCAGGAAGGTTGTGGACCCCAGGGAATGATTCAGGAAGTCCTGGGGGCTCCAGGGTGACCCTGGGGGAGGACTGGGGAGATCCTCAGGGGCTATGGGAGCCCAGAGGAGGATTTGGGGTGTCCTAGGGACAACAGGGGGGCTCAACACCGACCAGGGGTAGACTGAGAGATCCGGCAGCGGCACCTGGGGGAGAGAAGCAGAGTTGGGGATCAAGGAGGGGACAGCAGGTGACTCCTctgagccccctcccccccataTCCCACAGACACCCCCGCAAATCCCAGGGGACTCCAAACATCTTGGGGACATCAGGGTGGGTGTGGGGGCTCCTGGTGGTGCTTTGGGGTCCCCATACTCACGCAGATGAAAGGTCTCACAGCTGCACAAGGGAACCAGCCCAGGTCACCGTTGGCCACGTTCCTGCCCTGGGGATGAAGGGTCATGGGGCCAGGGGGGCCACGGGGGTCCCCATGCTCCTCAGGAGGCTGGAAGGACCGCAGGGGTCCAGCCTGACCACGGGGGTCCAGTCCCATCATGGGGGTCTGGCTCATCTCCATTGTGGGGTTTTAGGATGGCTATGGGGGTCCAGCCCCATGGTGGGGGTCCAACCCAACCATGGCTCCCCAACTCATCGTGGTCTAGCCCATCATGGCCGCTGTGGTCTGAGCCCACCATGGGGGTCCAGCATGGACCTGGAGGTCTGTCCCAGCCCATTGTGAGGGTCTATTCCAGCATGACCATAATGGTCTGCCCCCTATGGTGAGGTCCATCCCAATGTGGCCATGGTGGTCTGCCCCCATAGCAGTGTCCCATCCCAGCATGACCACGAGGATCCCATCCCCACCTGccaccagagctgctcagccTCGGCCACGGTGACCTCCACAACGTCCCCGGGGCTGAGGCGTAGGGCAGGACCCAGGGACCCCGGTGGTGGTGGGACGCCGCTGTAGGGTTGGTTGGCCTCCATCTTGGGCAACCCTGGGAGGAGAACACGTGAtgggtggtggggggtgtctCCACCCAGCCATCTGGGGCACGGGCACCCTCCTCCAACGTGTGGGTCCACGTCGTCCTCACCCAGGTCTCCCCGCTTCTTCTCGGGGCTCGGCCGCTGCGACTTGTTCTGGGGAGCAACGAGACCCCCCGTTAGTCCTGGGCGGGTGGGAAGGGGCACGACCCCCCCGGGGCCTCCCCACGCCCAGTTTTGGGGCATTTCGGCCCATTTTCCACATTCTGGTGTTACCTTCCTCGTGCCAGAGCCTGAATCTGTGGGGTGAAAGAGGAAACGCTTATTACTGGGGAGTATTTAACCCCTGCCCTAATTAATACTGATTAGGTGCTAATTAGGCTCCTGTGGGGTTGGGTGGACATTGTTAGGGCATCCCATAATGCCCAACTCCACCTGGGCTTGGGCCATCCCTGAAAGCCCTGTTCCACCCAGGCCAGCCCTATCCCACAATGCCCTGCATCGTGTCAGCCGTCTTGCATCCCACAATGCCCTGCATCGCGTCAGCCATCCTGTATCCCACAATGCCCTGCATCGCGTCAGCCATCCTGTATCCCACAATGCCCTGCATCACATCAGCCATCCTGTATCCCACAATGTCCTGCATCATCAGCCATCCTGTATCCCACAATGCCGTGCACCACATCAGCCATCCTGTATCCCACAATGTCCTGCATCATCAGCCGTCTTGTATCCCACAATGCCCTGCATCGCGTCAGCCGTCTTGCATCCCACAATGCCCTGCATCGCGTCAGCCATCTTGCATCCCACAATGCCCTGCATCGCGTCAGCCATCCTGTATCCCACAATGCCCTGCATCACATCAGCCATCCTGTATCCCACAATGTCCTGCATCATCAGCCATCTTGTATCCCACAATGCCCTGCATCACATCAGCCATCCTGTATCCCACAATGCCCTGCATCGCATCAGCCATCCTGTATCCCACAATGCCCTGCATCGTGTCAGCCATCTTGCATCCCACAATGCCCTGCATCGCGTCAGCCATCCTGTATCCCACAATGCCCTGCATCACATCAGCCATCTTGCATCCCACAATGTCCTGCATCATCAGCCGTCTTGTATCCCACAATGCCCTGCATCATGTCAGCCGTCTTGTATCCCAAAATGCTCCACTCCCCATCCCATGATGCCCCACTCCCCCACTATCCCATGATGCCTCTCACCAGCGCCGCCCCTGCCGCAGGTCCCCAGTCGCCCCAGACACTCCTTGTGCGCGGGAGCCCGGCACCGGCTGCAGCGGTACCCCTGGTAGAACGTGCCCCTGGGGGAACACCAGGACACAGGGGGACATGGAGTCACGGTCAGCACGAGGGGACACCTGTGGGCCCCCTGCACCCACCTACCTTGGCCCACCCGGGGCTGACCCAGTCCTAGACCCCCTGTGGGCCTTGGGCCAATCCAGTCCTTGGCCCACCAGGTTCTTGGCCCATGTTGGCCTTGGCCCCACCAGGGTCAACCCACCTTGGGTTTAGCCCCCTCAAGGATTGACCCAAATTGACCTTGGCCCACCCCAGGGCTCAACTCCCCCAGGCCTTGACCCACCCAACTCTTAACCCATCTGGTCCTCTACCCAAGACTTGACCCACCTTGGCCTCGAGGCCACTCAGGGCTTGACCCACCAGCTTTTTGACCCACCCAGGCCTCCACCCACCCAAGACTTGACCCATGTTGGCCTTGGATCACCCAGGACTCAACCCGCCCAATCCTTCACCATCTCAGACCTTCAGCCACCCAAGATTTGAACCACCTTGGCCCCAACTCACCCAAGGGCTTGACCCACCAAGATCTTACCCCACCTCCAAACACCTACCTGGGGCCTCCCCTTCTCCCAGAGCCCCAAAACCCCACCTCCCATGTTGCTCTGTCCCCCATTGTCTCACTAGGAGAGTGGGGGACATGATTTTGGAGCCCTACCTCAGCAACATCTGGCAGGCCCTGCAGGACGTGGTGTCCTCAAAGGAGAACATCTGGAAGTCATGCCCGTCAGCCAGGGCATGCTCAGGGAAGATGTTGGAGCTGGCAAGAGGTGGGGAGACCTGGGTCTGGTGGAGGCAGTTTTCCCCCCACCCAGGGCCACCCGGCCCCCAGTGGGGCAGGTCCCCCACCCCTGGGTGCAGGGACACCTACAGGGCCATCTCGAACTGCTCCAACCACTTCTTCTTCAGCTCACAGGTCTTGAAGAAGAGCTCGTAGCCCTGCAGCCCGGCTGTGTCGATGAGCAGGAAGGTGTGGGTCCACTGTGGGCATGGGCAGGGCTCAGCAGTGCCCCAACACCTGGGGCCACTGCCACCCAGATGTCTGGGGCCACCAAGGACCTCCTTCCTGGGGCCACCAGGCTCCAGTATGTCCCACCAAGGACCTGGACACTTGGGTCCACCAGGCCTCAATAGGTCCACCAAGGACCTGGACATGGGTCCACCAGGCCTCAGTAGATCCACCAAGACCTGGACACTTGATCCCACCAGGCTTGGATGCTTGGGACCACAGGGACCTGGACACCTGGGTCCCAGGGTACCTTCTTGCTGTCACGGGGGCTGAGGCCACTGTCCCTCAGTTGGTAGCTCTGAAGGTCCACGACGTCTTTGGCCTCGTAGGAGTCCCCACGGCGCTTGCAGATGATCAAGGCCTTGTCCAGGAGGAAGCCGTACCTGGGGACAATGATGAAGGTGACATGGGGTTCCCAAGGCCACCATGTGTTCCTGTGGTGATCCCATGTCCCCATGGGTGTCCCCATGGTGTCTTTGTGGTGTCCCCAGGTTCCTGTGGGGTTCCCATGTCCCCGTGAGTGTTTCCATGTGTGTCTCCATGGTGTCCCCAGGTTCCTGTGGTGTCCCCATGTCCCAGTTGGTGTCCCCATGTGTGTCCCCATGGTGTCCTTGTGGTGTCCCCAGGTTCCTGTGGGGTTCCCATGTTCCCATGGTGTCCTTGTGGTGTCCCCAAGTCCCAGTGGGTGTTCCCATGTGTGTCCCCATGTGTGTCCCTGTTGTGCCCCTCGCCTTGTCCCACCTGTCCACCTTGGAGCGCCGCTCGGTGCTGGAGACCTTCAGCTCTCCATCGATTTTGGGGCGTCCGAACTGCGCcagggactgtggctgtgcCGGACATCAGCAGGGACACGGGGGACACAGGGGGGACATTGAGGGCAAGGACACAGGGGGGACACGAGGAAACTGAGGGCGTATGGGGGGGCCATGGAGGATATGGGGATTtggggggacatggggtggtcccagggaggctggaggggtttgggggggggcggagggaCCCCACCATGTCATGGAAGCAGAGCTGGACACTGGGGAGGATTGGGGAGGgtctgggggtgcagggggagctGGGACAGTTTGGGGGTGCCACAGGATGGTTGGGGGGGGGCTGTCCCAGgagagggtggggagggggtcgtgggggggggtccccaccATGttgtgcaggcagagctggacaCTCGTGAGCTGCTTCAGGGTCTCGTTGTCCCGTTTGACCTCATTCACGCACTGCGCCAGGTCCTGGGGGGGCCCCAGTCAGACACCCCCAACCCCCACGGTACCCCGGGGATCCCCTCATACCCTCCAGCCCCCCTGATCCTCAAATACCCCTCCAACCCCAGGGACCCCCTCAGGACCCCCCAGATCCCCCCCTCCGGCTCCCACAtttcccccagcacccccagaccTCCCAGGGCCCCCCAAGAATCACTCAGGACCCCCTAGAACCCACTGGGAGCCCCTCAGGACTCCCCAGGGACCCCCGTGACCCCTTTTAACCCCTCAGGACCTACCCCAAGACCCCCAGGGGTCCCTCAGGAACCCCACAGGCACCCCAGGAACCCCCCAAGACCCCCCTGaatctctcccctccccagaaCCCCTAAGATCCCTCAGGATCCCACCAAAAGCCCTCCTAGAACCCCTCCAAGACATTCCATGAGCCCCTTAGGAGCCCCCAAGACCCCCCCAGAATTTCCCAAGACCCCCTCGGATCC from Falco rusticolus isolate bFalRus1 chromosome 13, bFalRus1.pri, whole genome shotgun sequence harbors:
- the VAV1 gene encoding proto-oncogene vav — protein: MEAWRQCARWLVAARVLPAGHRASSPGGQVWDLAQALRDGVLLCHLLNALLPRAVPPRDICPRPQMSQFLCLRNIRTFLTACADKFGLPKHRLFGAFDLFDVQDFGKVIDTLSTLSWTPIAQSKGFTPFPTEDCVGDDDIYSGLSDLIDDTAEEDDDLYDCVEAEGDDGDDIYEDLMRVEPHPAMKVEVDRRLCCIQELRQTEEKYTETLESICQHFLRPLRHFLQPQDLESIFINVEELLQLHRLFLGELRGALGGAGGGQGLPPLFLAYKERFLLYGRYCSQVEAAARRLDQLATNTDLRMKLQECSQRANNGRFSLRDLLMVPMQRVLKYHLLLQELVKLTPEPAERERLRVALDAMRDLAQCVNEVKRDNETLKQLTSVQLCLHNMPQSLAQFGRPKIDGELKVSSTERRSKVDRYGFLLDKALIICKRRGDSYEAKDVVDLQSYQLRDSGLSPRDSKKWTHTFLLIDTAGLQGYELFFKTCELKKKWLEQFEMALSNIFPEHALADGHDFQMFSFEDTTSCRACQMLLRGTFYQGYRCSRCRAPAHKECLGRLGTCGRGGADSGSGTRKNKSQRPSPEKKRGDLGLPKMEANQPYSGVPPPPGSLGPALRLSPGDVVEVTVAEAEQLWWQGRNVANGDLGWFPCAAVRPFICVPLPDLSVYPWYAGPMERGEAEQLLMLRSDGAFLVRQRVKDAGEFAISIKYHGEVKHIKVMTAEGLYRVTEKKAFKGLVELVEFYQRSSLKDCFKALDTALVVPFKEPESRASPRPPGAVRSFGSAKARYDFCARDRTELTLREGDIIRVLSKKGHPGWWKGEIYGRVGWFPANYVEEDYSEYC